One part of the Sardina pilchardus chromosome 5, fSarPil1.1, whole genome shotgun sequence genome encodes these proteins:
- the LOC134080257 gene encoding myb/SANT-like DNA-binding domain-containing protein 2, with translation MAAPSNADQSPEVTIPLKIPKTEVPSPESEDLSDGNQYHSNPSTPNRFSPLNVGSTISGGAGRSGSASASNSFTACRGMSWTPSETNALIAVWGNERLTEARMQQLEVAGTVFSGKAPGPAMYERVSRALSELGYERTPSQCRERMKTLRRCYSRVKEHGIGKRKSSYSIEQLEKVFGQGGWDSQTCQPVLINSSGLYQEMESDGSTMEDYSQEDWCNQEQELSSAFQEGEVEAEEVPVPKPRVLQPRPEPTVQMQRQEVMQNVVRILESVDIKWEHFQTWTDFSRLHLSNKLAIFGVGYNTRWREDIRYHYAEISSQVPLGKRLREYFNPEKAEGRVIMTKVQKMNWKNVYYKFLDITISEARCLELHMEVDWIPIAQSRAAGCSNGSQYLLPGGIPKTYGLYAIGYEEVVGPLASSCVGDGGDGMSLSQESGGATDEMSQSQAEEPEERTESKITYCYLGIAEEKTLQQCLYQHFQTAGKHHSRAEPSAINRFLQANSGGSTSKPEGAPSSGIYIKFIEVELDFLSAGSLVECLEIAVGYRLKYNKKETL, from the exons ATGGCGGCGCCCAGTAACGCAGATCAGTCTCCCGAAGTAACGATACCATTAAAGATCCCCAAAACTGAAGTTCCATCTCCAGAATCGGAGGACTTGAGTGACGGCAATCAATACCATTCCAACCCCTCCACGCCCAACAGATTTTCCCCTCTCAATGTTGGCAGCACGATTTCGGGGGGTGCAGGCCGGAGTGGATCGGCCTCTGCCTCAAACAGCTTCACCGCCTGCCGGGGTATGTCCTGGACCCCTTCGGAAACAAATGCCCTCATCGCTGTATGGGGAAATGAACGGTTAACGGAGGCACGGATGCAACAGCTTGAAGTTGCAGGGACTGTTTTCTCTGGCAAAGCACCAGGACCAGCAATGTACGAACGGGTATCAAGAGCTCTGTCAGAGCTCGGCTACGAAAGGACTCCCTCGCAATgtagagagaggatgaag ACGCTGCGTCGCTGCTACAGCCGCGTGAAGGAGCACGGCAttgggaagaggaagagcagcTACTCCATCGAGCAGCTGGAGAAAGTGTTCGGTCAGGGTGGCTGGGACTCCCAGACGTGCCAGCCGGTGCTGATCAACAGCAGCGGCCTGTACCAGGAGATGGAGTCGGACGGCAGCACCATGGAGGACTACTCTCAGGAAGACTGGTGCAACCAGGAGCAGGAGCTGTCCTCGGCTTTccaggagggagaggtggaggcag AGGAAGTCCCAGTGCCAAAGCCCAGAGTGTTACAGCCACGGCCAGAGCCTACGGTACAGATGCA GCGTCAGGAGGTGATGCAGAACGTGGTGCGCATCCTGGAGTCGGTGGACATCAAGTGGGAGCACTTCCAGACGTGGACGGACTTCTCGCGGCTGCACCTGTCCAACAAGCTGGCCATCTTCGGCGTGGGCTACAACACGCGCTGGCGCGAGGACATCCGCTACCACTACGCCGAGATCAGCTCGCAGGTGCCCCTGGGCAAACGCCTGCGCGAGTACTTCAACCCCGAGAAGGCCGAGGGCCGCGTCATCATGACCAAGGTGCAGAAGATGAACTGGAAGAACGTCTACTACAAGTTCCTGGACATCACCATCAGCGAGGCTCGTTGCCTGGAGCTGCACATGGAGGTGGACTGGATCCCCATTGCACAGTCCAGGGCGGCCGGCTGCAGCAACGGCTCCCAGTACCTACTGCCCGGGGGCATCCCGAAAACCTACGGACTCTACGCCATCGGCTACGAGGAGGTTGTCGGCCCGCTGGCGTCTTCTTGCGTGGGAGACGGCGGCGATGGCATGTCCCTGTCTCAGGAGAGCGGAGGGGCCACGGACGAGATGAGTCAGTCTCAGGCGGAGGAGCCCGAGGAAAGGACCGAGTCCAAAATCACGTACTGCTACCTCGGCATTGCGGAGGAGAAGACCCTCCAGCAGTGCCTCTATCAGCACTTTCAGACTGCCGGGAAGCACCACAGCAGGGCAGAGCCCTCTGCCATCAACCGCTTCCTACAGGCCAACTCCGGCGGCAGCACCTCCAAGCCAGAGGGGGCGCCGAGCTCCGGTATCTACATCAAATTCATTGAGGTGGAGCTGGACTTTCTCTCTGCAGGCTCTTTGGTGGAATGTTTAGAGATAGCTGTTGGCTACCGCTTAAAGTATAACAAAAAGGAGACATTGTAA